One genomic window of Sphingobacterium oryzagri includes the following:
- a CDS encoding polysaccharide biosynthesis/export family protein: MNKLFSVLLLFVLLSSCASRKDFVYLQSSGAISDEVYEKFAPKIQAEDMITITVSAADLKATLPFNQQSPYQLQAGASTDFAFKPTFLVNDQGEIDYPVLGKIKLGGLTRLQAIDYLKERLKSYIIEPSVNLTFANFKVTVLGEVNRPGSYTLPQERITVFEALGLAGDMTIRGLRKNVLLLREQNGKKSVHRIDLTTDSVMASPYYYLAQNDVVYVEPNASQIRGSSLGQNTNVLISISSLVITIVAIIIR, encoded by the coding sequence ATGAATAAATTATTCAGCGTTTTACTGCTGTTCGTTCTACTAAGTTCGTGTGCGTCGCGTAAAGACTTTGTGTACCTTCAGTCATCTGGGGCGATCTCTGATGAAGTTTACGAGAAGTTTGCGCCGAAAATACAGGCGGAAGATATGATAACGATAACGGTATCTGCAGCAGACTTAAAGGCGACTTTGCCTTTTAATCAGCAAAGTCCTTATCAATTGCAGGCAGGAGCTTCAACGGACTTTGCTTTCAAACCTACATTTTTGGTAAATGATCAAGGGGAGATTGACTATCCGGTGTTGGGTAAGATAAAATTAGGCGGCCTTACGCGTCTTCAGGCTATTGATTATTTAAAAGAGCGACTGAAGAGCTATATCATAGAACCTTCTGTCAATCTAACATTTGCCAATTTTAAAGTTACAGTGTTGGGAGAAGTAAATAGACCGGGATCGTACACCTTACCACAAGAACGGATAACCGTTTTCGAAGCTCTTGGTTTGGCCGGCGATATGACTATCCGTGGGTTACGAAAAAATGTTCTTTTATTGCGGGAGCAGAACGGAAAGAAATCGGTACACCGCATAGATCTTACCACTGACTCCGTGATGGCCTCCCCGTATTATTATCTTGCACAAAATGATGTTGTTTATGTGGAACCTAATGCTTCTCAGATTAGAGGATCTAGTTTGGGTCAAAATACGAACGTTTTGATATCGATTTCAAGCTTAGTTATTACTATTGTCGCAATAATAATTCGTTAA
- a CDS encoding gliding motility protein RemB: MKKLVLFLCGVCGPLFSYTQINYQPYSFQHYQNYAKAIYADSLRHTAVKPFVGGYLNPQQAVAAPDTTKSWLHRKLFQEHLIQVKKEDHTFFADFMPDFIIGKQTGTNSKTLWTNTRGAQVGLSIKDKFSFYLSFYENQARFPTHIDTAAMAIGGLPGQGFSKNVEQSQFDWMNATANLTYAFSSAFNLTLAYDKVHIGDGYRSVLLSESPYNYTHAKFSGNVGRFQYNSIWATMLDRKNFNATNTGIPEIDRQGDGAKFAAFQYVDYLIDEKAAIGLFHSLIWPKSNDPGADKVNGGLGLNGKYQPWSNVLFYGQVYADDLSKFSFNRNADRRVAYQLGGRAFDVFAVNNLNVTLEYNQAAPYTYQHRNNRINYTVNGEPLAHPAGANFREILGMLTYTWNRWNVYGQSMFSRYGVDPDGDSNYGRDLFKETSTTNQFLIGQGQTTNLFYNELRLAYVLNPTYNLRFELGMINRRQHNLVTTERINANMFTIGLRSSFRAFQTEY, translated from the coding sequence ATGAAAAAGTTAGTACTATTTCTATGCGGGGTTTGTGGACCTTTATTTTCGTACACACAGATTAACTATCAACCCTATTCTTTTCAGCATTACCAAAACTACGCGAAAGCAATTTACGCCGATAGTCTTCGGCATACCGCTGTTAAGCCTTTCGTCGGTGGTTATCTAAATCCACAACAGGCCGTGGCTGCCCCAGATACAACGAAAAGCTGGCTACACCGTAAGCTGTTCCAGGAACATTTAATTCAAGTAAAAAAGGAAGATCATACCTTTTTTGCCGATTTTATGCCCGATTTTATTATTGGAAAGCAGACGGGAACCAACAGTAAAACGTTATGGACCAACACACGGGGTGCGCAAGTAGGCTTATCCATTAAGGATAAATTTTCTTTTTATCTCTCTTTTTATGAGAATCAAGCGCGTTTTCCGACGCACATTGATACTGCTGCGATGGCCATAGGCGGTTTGCCCGGACAGGGATTTTCGAAAAATGTAGAGCAAAGCCAATTTGACTGGATGAACGCTACGGCAAATCTTACGTACGCATTCTCCAGTGCTTTTAACCTCACCCTGGCTTACGATAAAGTGCATATCGGCGATGGATACCGCTCGGTTTTACTTTCCGAGAGTCCGTATAACTACACCCATGCCAAGTTTTCTGGAAATGTCGGTCGCTTTCAATACAATTCTATTTGGGCCACGATGTTGGATCGAAAGAACTTTAACGCTACTAATACCGGGATTCCAGAGATTGATCGGCAGGGTGACGGGGCGAAGTTTGCTGCCTTTCAATATGTTGATTATTTGATTGATGAAAAAGCGGCCATCGGTTTGTTTCACTCCCTGATCTGGCCGAAAAGTAATGATCCGGGCGCTGATAAAGTAAACGGTGGACTTGGTTTGAACGGGAAATACCAGCCCTGGTCTAATGTGTTGTTTTATGGCCAGGTATATGCGGATGATTTGTCGAAATTTTCGTTTAACAGAAATGCCGATCGCCGTGTGGCTTATCAACTTGGTGGACGAGCGTTTGATGTATTTGCGGTCAACAATTTAAATGTTACGCTGGAGTACAACCAGGCGGCGCCCTATACTTACCAACATCGTAATAACCGTATAAATTACACGGTCAACGGAGAGCCTTTAGCGCATCCGGCTGGCGCAAATTTTCGGGAGATATTGGGTATGTTAACGTATACCTGGAATCGTTGGAACGTCTATGGGCAGAGTATGTTCTCTCGATACGGTGTCGATCCTGATGGCGACAGCAATTACGGACGCGATCTTTTTAAAGAAACCAGCACGACAAATCAATTTCTGATTGGCCAGGGACAGACCACAAATTTATTTTATAATGAACTTCGCCTGGCTTATGTGCTCAACCCCACGTATAATCTCCGGTTCGAGCTCGGGATGATCAATCGACGTCAGCATAATTTGGTTACGACCGAGCGCATTAACGCGAATATGTTTACCATTGGTCTTCGTTCTTCTTTCCGTGCATTCCAAACGGAGTATTAA
- a CDS encoding MraY family glycosyltransferase translates to MVHTLIFILLIFLQLAYFKVAKKFNIIDRPNLRSSHSSITLRGGGIVFYFGALSYFFLSGFSYPFFYLGLTLMTIVSFLDDVFTLSNKIRLVIHFAAVLLLAYQLNIFAMPLYILIVTFVIVVGVINAYNFMDGINGITASYSIAVGALLMWMNREVNFVAQELLVYTFFSLIIFAYFNFRTRAKCFAGDVGSVAIAYILLFALGALILKTGSLIYILFLAVYGIDTVWTIIRRLYLKENIFEAHRSHLYQYLGNEVGVNKLLISFLYGITQLIIGYFVIIIAQETTITQVIFSAILLSSLSILYLLGKSYVIRKYVDSLKADNFIGRKFL, encoded by the coding sequence ATGGTACATACGTTAATTTTTATATTGCTAATTTTTCTACAATTAGCTTATTTTAAGGTCGCGAAGAAATTCAATATAATTGATAGACCCAATCTTCGAAGTTCGCATAGCTCCATTACTTTGCGTGGCGGAGGTATCGTGTTTTATTTCGGCGCGCTATCTTACTTCTTTCTTTCCGGTTTTTCCTATCCATTTTTTTATTTAGGGCTAACCCTTATGACCATTGTTTCTTTTCTAGATGATGTTTTTACATTGTCTAATAAGATTAGACTAGTGATACATTTTGCCGCTGTCTTATTGTTAGCGTACCAGCTGAACATTTTTGCTATGCCGCTCTATATATTGATCGTCACATTTGTTATTGTTGTTGGTGTAATTAATGCATACAATTTCATGGATGGCATAAACGGTATTACAGCAAGTTACAGCATCGCTGTGGGAGCATTGCTTATGTGGATGAATCGAGAGGTAAATTTTGTTGCTCAAGAACTGTTGGTCTATACCTTTTTCTCCTTAATTATATTTGCCTATTTTAACTTTCGAACGCGTGCGAAATGTTTTGCAGGCGATGTTGGTTCCGTGGCTATCGCCTATATATTGTTGTTTGCCCTAGGAGCATTAATTTTGAAAACTGGTAGTCTTATATACATATTATTTCTCGCAGTATACGGTATTGATACAGTATGGACGATTATACGTCGACTGTACTTGAAAGAAAATATTTTTGAAGCTCATAGATCACATTTGTATCAATATCTGGGCAATGAGGTCGGTGTGAATAAACTGTTGATATCTTTCTTGTACGGAATTACTCAGCTCATAATAGGGTATTTCGTGATTATTATAGCACAGGAGACGACAATCACGCAAGTTATATTTTCAGCCATTTTACTCAGTTCGTTAAGTATTTTATATTTGTTAGGAAAATCATATGTTATAAGAAAGTACGTAGATTCTCTAAAAGCAGATAATTTCATAGGTCGTAAATTTTTATAG
- a CDS encoding tyrosine-protein phosphatase produces the protein MWHIFSRNRQKNNLTWMGVDMHSHILPGLDDGCKDVEQSTTLLERLAAMGLAKFHFTPHVFQDMYPNTRERIAAAFSRLQLTGAKDLLAGYAAEYMVDLHFDQLLHSEGQSFACLPDKHILIEMSYIQESKNIEKSIFDLQVKGYKPILAHPERYVFYHQEPQRIQRFKDLGCLLQVNLLSVLGYYGPRERQVALQLLQRGAIDFVGSDVHHERHVKTLERGLQKEDISKYFKKCNIRNAALFSCKT, from the coding sequence ATGTGGCATATTTTCAGTCGTAATCGTCAAAAAAACAACCTTACCTGGATGGGCGTAGATATGCACTCGCATATACTTCCCGGACTTGACGACGGCTGTAAAGATGTGGAACAAAGCACGACGCTCCTGGAGCGCCTGGCCGCAATGGGTTTAGCTAAATTTCACTTCACACCGCATGTATTTCAGGATATGTATCCAAACACACGCGAGCGTATTGCTGCAGCCTTTAGCCGTTTGCAGCTTACAGGGGCGAAAGACCTGCTTGCCGGATATGCGGCTGAATATATGGTCGACTTACACTTCGATCAGCTGCTCCACAGCGAAGGGCAATCCTTTGCTTGTCTGCCAGATAAGCATATCTTAATCGAGATGTCTTACATACAAGAAAGTAAAAATATTGAAAAAAGCATTTTTGATTTACAAGTCAAGGGATACAAGCCGATCCTGGCTCATCCTGAACGTTATGTATTCTATCACCAGGAGCCTCAACGGATTCAAAGATTTAAAGATCTAGGTTGCCTGTTACAGGTGAATTTACTCTCGGTATTAGGGTATTACGGTCCGCGTGAAAGACAAGTCGCGTTGCAATTGCTCCAACGTGGAGCAATAGATTTCGTTGGCTCAGATGTGCATCATGAGCGCCATGTAAAAACGCTGGAACGCGGTTTACAAAAAGAAGACATCAGTAAATATTTTAAAAAATGTAATATCAGAAATGCGGCCTTATTTAGCTGCAAAACATAA
- a CDS encoding exopolysaccharide biosynthesis polyprenyl glycosylphosphotransferase: MHRYVQNRVLACLKILLVLTDAICLNIAFVVAFSLATSYGLVDAQEVVSSNYFSLWMMYNMAAVVSSMFLRLYSDKTIERLENVFRITVRTTATFLIIFTGCTLIGHQFAGVWYFIGAVTTLVVFYIGLSRFLLTYVYTVLPKRFNWNKKIALIGHNDYLAPVAGTFAQANAFYSVDTIQYRSPEEEATREDKIAQFQRYFQEVSKLGIHDVFLVSTPDITEFSRELIMAADHQCVQLNFVPAVTASINYGSSLEAATLQLPVLKSHEESLSTMENRIKKRIVDLFISSLVIIFILSWLIPIIGLIIKIQSPGPIFFKQPRSGRNNKSFGCYKFRSMVVNKSGSKQATKDDKRITPIGKFLRKTNLDEFPQFLNVFLGQMSVVGPRPHMLSHTEHYSQLIQHYMVRQFVKPGITGWAQVNGYRGETKDPSLMAKRVEFDLSYMSNWSAMLDFKIVCMTAINMVKGEKNAY, encoded by the coding sequence ATGCATAGATATGTCCAAAACCGCGTGCTAGCGTGTTTAAAAATCTTGCTCGTATTGACCGATGCAATTTGTTTAAACATCGCGTTTGTTGTCGCTTTCTCTTTAGCGACGTCCTATGGCCTCGTAGATGCGCAAGAGGTGGTGTCCAGCAATTATTTCTCGCTGTGGATGATGTATAACATGGCTGCGGTGGTGTCGTCTATGTTTCTCCGTTTGTATAGTGATAAAACGATCGAGCGTTTGGAGAATGTTTTTCGCATCACTGTGCGTACAACAGCGACTTTCTTAATTATTTTTACGGGCTGTACACTGATCGGGCATCAATTTGCTGGTGTATGGTATTTTATCGGCGCGGTCACCACGCTCGTGGTATTTTATATCGGGCTTTCTCGCTTTTTACTAACTTACGTATACACCGTTTTGCCAAAACGCTTTAACTGGAATAAGAAAATTGCGTTAATTGGTCACAATGATTATTTGGCGCCTGTTGCCGGCACCTTTGCACAAGCAAATGCATTTTACAGTGTAGATACCATACAATATCGTTCTCCCGAAGAAGAGGCCACACGAGAAGATAAAATCGCGCAATTTCAGCGTTACTTTCAGGAGGTTTCTAAACTGGGTATACACGATGTGTTTTTGGTCAGCACACCAGATATTACCGAGTTCAGCCGAGAGTTGATTATGGCGGCCGATCACCAATGTGTACAATTAAATTTCGTTCCTGCGGTAACCGCGAGTATCAACTATGGTAGTTCCTTAGAGGCCGCCACGTTGCAGTTGCCGGTACTGAAATCGCACGAAGAATCGCTCTCCACGATGGAGAATCGTATTAAAAAGCGTATCGTTGATCTTTTTATCTCGAGTTTGGTGATCATATTTATCTTGAGCTGGTTGATTCCAATCATCGGTTTAATCATCAAAATCCAAAGTCCGGGACCTATTTTCTTTAAGCAGCCGCGTTCTGGTAGAAATAACAAGTCGTTCGGCTGTTATAAGTTCCGTAGTATGGTGGTCAATAAGTCCGGTTCAAAGCAGGCTACAAAAGACGACAAGCGCATTACGCCAATTGGCAAATTTCTGCGTAAAACCAACCTGGATGAATTTCCTCAATTTCTCAATGTATTCTTAGGGCAAATGAGCGTGGTAGGTCCACGTCCACACATGCTTTCACATACCGAACATTACAGCCAGTTGATTCAGCATTATATGGTGCGTCAGTTTGTCAAACCAGGTATTACGGGTTGGGCACAGGTAAATGGCTATCGCGGCGAAACGAAAGATCCGTCACTGATGGCGAAGCGTGTAGAGTTTGACTTAAGCTACATGAGCAACTGGTCGGCCATGCTCGATTTTAAGATTGTCTGCATGACAGCGATCAACATGGTCAAAGGCGAAAAAAATGCGTATTAA
- a CDS encoding GumC family protein: MSNIKANNSKGGEPEIDLKQLAEQYAYYWRWFVYSVVFFVSIAVFYLWYTIPQYKTEAKILLVSEDKAGGELSGLAELSSLTSGSVTPAFVADQIDILKSRRLARKVVERNGLVVSYFLKQGIKQHEVLADESPVRLTFLGNVDKSKSLAYSMKLENEGDITLTDLEDGQEINDVKFGQQIKTKIGVIVLNQNIRKMSGVKVVQIYVSPLEAKVDEVRNSLLITPNNEKQSYIVNFSVTNPLREKAAIIINSLINVYNEDVTEDKSKVTKATSTFINKRLSLIGEDLSKADRKVEDFKTTNRLIDVESETEMNLKNLTEIDRQVLDAQTQLKLATYLSESIMENDGLQLLPTNVGFQDVSIEKSLTEYNRLVLEREDLLKNSTERNPVVQSLTENIQEYRKNLNSSLSNYKSALELSLSVVQGKKNEIQGRISSVPSQELGFRDISRQQQIVESIYLFLLQKREENEIKATATPDILKIIDSATSSDKPVAPRKSVILLLALILGSILPIAALYLKFLFDNKIHSRRDIEGVFAAPILGEVPSSKDPIVHDNDRSSLAEAFRILRTNISFMLGAKRNSAIIFVTSTTSGEGKSFVSTNLARILSMSGKRVLLVGADIRSPKVLDYLGLSHLQHTNVGITQYLINPDMDIDNIIIKKPAQYQFDVIYSGYVAPNPAELLMNGHFDDVLQYGKEHYDYVLVDTAPVSLVTDTLLIAHNADLTVYVARANYLDKRLLNVPKELFEEGKLKNMAVVLNDVDFAKGYGYGYGYGYGYGDMGNQSLRKRLRKLFKRKQEL; this comes from the coding sequence ATGAGCAACATTAAAGCTAATAACAGTAAGGGTGGCGAGCCCGAGATCGACTTAAAGCAGCTAGCAGAACAATATGCCTACTATTGGAGGTGGTTTGTATACTCTGTAGTATTTTTCGTTTCTATAGCTGTTTTTTACTTATGGTATACCATTCCACAGTATAAGACTGAAGCTAAAATCTTGTTAGTTAGCGAAGACAAGGCTGGAGGGGAATTGTCTGGACTAGCTGAATTAAGTAGTTTAACAAGCGGAAGCGTCACACCGGCATTTGTCGCTGATCAAATTGATATCTTAAAATCCCGACGTTTGGCTCGTAAAGTGGTTGAGCGAAACGGTCTTGTAGTTTCCTATTTTCTCAAGCAAGGCATAAAACAGCATGAGGTGTTAGCGGACGAAAGTCCTGTGCGTTTAACGTTTTTAGGAAATGTAGACAAAAGTAAATCGTTAGCATATTCTATGAAACTGGAAAACGAGGGCGATATTACGTTGACGGATTTAGAAGACGGACAAGAAATAAATGATGTAAAGTTTGGACAACAAATAAAAACGAAAATAGGAGTAATCGTTTTAAATCAAAACATTCGTAAGATGTCTGGCGTTAAGGTTGTTCAGATATATGTTTCCCCGCTGGAAGCAAAAGTGGATGAGGTACGCAATAGTCTTTTGATTACTCCCAATAACGAAAAGCAATCTTACATTGTAAATTTTTCAGTGACAAATCCGCTGCGCGAAAAAGCAGCAATTATTATAAACAGCTTGATCAATGTCTATAATGAAGATGTTACTGAAGATAAGTCGAAAGTTACCAAAGCCACCTCTACGTTTATAAATAAGCGCTTATCCTTAATTGGGGAGGACTTGTCAAAAGCAGATCGAAAAGTGGAGGATTTCAAAACTACAAACCGTTTGATAGATGTTGAATCGGAAACGGAAATGAATTTAAAAAACCTCACCGAAATAGATAGGCAAGTGCTGGACGCGCAAACGCAGCTTAAATTGGCAACCTATCTAAGTGAGTCAATTATGGAAAATGATGGATTACAACTACTGCCCACTAACGTAGGTTTTCAAGACGTGTCTATCGAAAAGTCGCTCACCGAGTATAATAGGCTAGTGTTGGAACGCGAAGATCTATTGAAAAATTCCACGGAAAGAAATCCGGTAGTTCAAAGCTTGACGGAGAATATTCAGGAGTACAGAAAAAATCTTAATAGCTCTTTATCAAACTACAAGTCTGCTTTGGAGCTCTCGTTAAGCGTTGTTCAAGGCAAGAAAAATGAAATTCAAGGTCGTATATCTTCCGTTCCAAGTCAGGAACTAGGATTTCGTGACATCTCTCGCCAACAGCAAATAGTTGAGTCTATTTACTTGTTTTTGCTGCAAAAGAGAGAAGAAAATGAAATTAAAGCTACTGCTACCCCTGATATACTCAAAATTATTGACAGTGCTACAAGTTCTGATAAACCAGTTGCGCCAAGAAAGTCAGTTATTTTGTTATTAGCTTTAATACTCGGATCGATACTTCCGATTGCTGCATTGTATTTAAAATTCCTTTTTGACAACAAAATACATTCGAGAAGAGATATTGAAGGCGTGTTTGCCGCACCAATTTTGGGTGAGGTACCAAGCTCGAAAGACCCTATTGTACATGACAATGATCGCAGTTCATTAGCGGAAGCATTTCGGATCTTACGAACCAATATTTCTTTTATGTTGGGTGCAAAACGTAACTCCGCCATCATTTTTGTTACTTCGACTACATCAGGTGAAGGTAAATCCTTCGTGTCTACAAATTTAGCACGCATATTATCGATGTCCGGTAAGAGGGTGCTCTTGGTAGGTGCCGATATTCGTAGTCCTAAAGTATTGGACTATTTGGGACTTTCACATTTACAGCACACGAATGTGGGGATTACGCAATATTTAATAAATCCGGATATGGATATTGATAATATCATTATCAAAAAGCCCGCGCAGTACCAGTTTGATGTTATTTATTCAGGTTACGTGGCGCCAAATCCGGCGGAGCTATTAATGAACGGACATTTTGACGATGTACTGCAATACGGAAAAGAACACTATGATTATGTATTAGTAGATACTGCGCCAGTAAGCCTGGTAACAGATACCTTGCTGATCGCGCATAATGCTGATCTCACGGTGTACGTAGCGCGTGCAAATTATTTAGATAAACGCTTACTAAACGTTCCTAAGGAGCTTTTCGAAGAGGGTAAACTGAAAAATATGGCTGTGGTGCTTAACGATGTTGACTTTGCCAAAGGCTACGGATATGGTTACGGCTACGGCTACGGTTACGGCGATATGGGGAACCAATCCCTACGTAAACGCTTACGTAAGCTATTTAAGCGCAAACAAGAGTTATAA
- a CDS encoding tyrosine-protein phosphatase: MGFFSNIFGAAQKDNKVKVLGKLAFLEVDMHNHLLPAIDDGSQSLQQSLHLVRGLHDLGFKKFICTPHIMEGVHPNTKESISTSFGVLRDGIKNADLKVDILPAAEHMIDEGLSKLIAKDNLCLMPGGYVLIEMSYLAESKALFKVIYDLQILGYKPILAHPERYNYYHFTFDKYKQIKDAGCLLQLNLLSISRYYGTEVKVAALTMLKSGMYDFVGTDTHHEKHLAALQEVVAKYPVREMLATCPIKNAVLAQEMTDSGLSNFAIG, translated from the coding sequence ATGGGATTTTTTTCTAACATATTTGGCGCAGCGCAAAAAGATAACAAAGTTAAAGTTTTAGGTAAGCTTGCTTTTTTGGAAGTAGACATGCACAACCACTTATTGCCCGCCATTGATGATGGAAGCCAGTCACTTCAACAATCCCTCCACTTAGTTCGGGGTTTGCACGATCTAGGATTTAAGAAATTTATCTGTACGCCACATATTATGGAGGGCGTCCATCCCAATACAAAAGAAAGCATTTCAACATCGTTCGGTGTACTACGTGATGGAATCAAAAACGCAGACTTGAAAGTAGACATACTACCTGCAGCCGAACATATGATTGATGAGGGTTTGTCCAAGTTAATTGCAAAAGACAATCTTTGCCTGATGCCGGGCGGTTATGTACTCATTGAAATGTCCTATCTTGCCGAATCTAAAGCTTTGTTTAAGGTGATTTATGATCTCCAGATTTTAGGGTATAAACCTATACTTGCCCATCCCGAACGATACAATTATTACCATTTCACTTTTGATAAATACAAACAAATCAAAGATGCCGGGTGTTTATTGCAATTAAACTTGCTATCAATCAGTCGTTATTACGGCACGGAAGTCAAAGTTGCTGCACTTACGATGCTTAAGTCGGGTATGTATGATTTTGTAGGAACAGATACCCATCACGAAAAACATTTGGCCGCTTTACAAGAGGTCGTGGCTAAATATCCGGTTCGTGAAATGCTCGCCACTTGCCCCATTAAAAATGCGGTTTTAGCGCAAGAAATGACAGACAGTGGACTTTCTAATTTTGCTATTGGCTAA
- a CDS encoding polysaccharide biosynthesis/export family protein, whose product MQNNPKPRNHYALWCALIILFFLNSCAVKNIPYFQDLPVDSARVVKETARFTEPVIQFDDILSVTIQTIDPATAAVANQAVSESAANGLTVQQITGFLVDKNGSIQIPMIGSVQVAGLTTYQARERILEQARQFYKEPTVHVRFANYKITVLGEVTRPAAYTVPNEKVTILDAIGMAGDLTIYGKRENVLLIREQNGKKELVRLNLNDSKLFQSPYYYLKQNDVLYIEPGESKSASRNAARTQTYALITSAASLITIVLARLF is encoded by the coding sequence ATGCAAAACAATCCTAAACCCCGAAATCACTATGCGCTTTGGTGCGCTCTTATTATCTTATTTTTTCTCAACAGTTGCGCAGTTAAAAATATTCCGTATTTTCAAGATTTGCCTGTAGACTCTGCTCGTGTAGTTAAAGAAACTGCGCGATTTACCGAACCGGTTATTCAGTTTGATGATATCTTAAGCGTCACTATTCAAACCATTGACCCGGCAACAGCTGCCGTGGCAAACCAAGCTGTTAGTGAGAGTGCCGCAAACGGTTTGACTGTACAGCAGATTACCGGGTTTTTAGTCGATAAAAACGGAAGCATTCAAATCCCTATGATAGGGTCTGTACAGGTCGCGGGTTTAACGACCTATCAAGCGAGAGAGCGTATTTTGGAACAAGCCCGTCAATTTTACAAAGAGCCCACTGTTCATGTCCGGTTTGCTAATTATAAGATCACCGTGTTGGGCGAGGTGACCAGGCCAGCGGCTTATACAGTGCCTAACGAAAAAGTAACGATCTTAGACGCTATTGGAATGGCAGGTGATTTGACGATCTATGGCAAGCGGGAGAATGTGCTTTTAATACGCGAGCAGAATGGAAAAAAAGAATTGGTGCGCTTGAACCTCAATGATTCTAAACTCTTTCAATCCCCTTACTATTATTTAAAACAAAATGACGTCCTCTATATAGAACCCGGCGAATCAAAGTCAGCTTCTCGCAATGCAGCACGCACGCAAACTTATGCGTTGATTACATCAGCGGCTTCATTGATTACAATCGTCCTAGCAAGATTATTTTAA
- a CDS encoding WxcM-like domain-containing protein has product MIETIQGGISKDDRGQIRFVNDFDMSEIKRFYTIKNADTESIRGWRAHKVERRWFYVLSGAFKIELVKIDDWHRPSVDLPIENRTIRAIDMQILAVAAGYGTTFQALENDSELLVFADYGIENAQFDNYTWPVDYFNKRNGNA; this is encoded by the coding sequence ATGATTGAAACTATACAGGGGGGGATATCTAAGGATGATCGTGGACAAATAAGATTTGTTAACGACTTTGATATGTCCGAAATTAAGCGCTTTTATACGATTAAAAACGCAGATACGGAATCTATTCGCGGCTGGCGGGCACATAAAGTGGAGCGGCGATGGTTTTATGTATTATCAGGAGCATTTAAAATAGAATTGGTAAAAATAGATGACTGGCATCGTCCGTCTGTTGATTTGCCAATAGAAAATAGAACGATAAGAGCTATTGATATGCAAATTTTAGCAGTCGCGGCGGGGTATGGTACTACTTTCCAAGCATTAGAAAATGATAGCGAGTTATTGGTATTTGCGGATTATGGCATTGAAAACGCCCAATTTGATAATTACACGTGGCCGGTCGATTATTTTAACAAACGAAATGGGAACGCGTAA